One stretch of Rathayibacter festucae DSM 15932 DNA includes these proteins:
- a CDS encoding DUF3140 domain-containing protein yields the protein MSDDTTDDEKRGIRDDFHDAVNMTAKEIESWLEKDESKEVGQKPASGGESVGHHSGRRIIDILGTKQADLSEDDYAHMKKVTAYVARHSKQRPSGDVTETKWRYSLMNWGNDPLKG from the coding sequence ATGAGCGACGACACGACCGACGACGAGAAGCGCGGGATCCGCGACGACTTCCACGACGCCGTGAACATGACGGCGAAGGAGATCGAGTCCTGGCTCGAGAAGGACGAGTCGAAGGAGGTCGGCCAGAAGCCGGCGAGCGGCGGCGAGTCCGTCGGCCACCACAGCGGGCGCCGGATCATCGACATCCTCGGCACCAAGCAGGCCGACCTCAGCGAGGACGACTACGCGCACATGAAGAAGGTCACCGCGTACGTCGCCCGGCACTCCAAGCAGCGGCCCTCCGGCGACGTCACCGAGACGAAGTGGCGCTACTCGCTGATGAACTGGGGCAACGACCCGCTGAAGGGGTGA
- a CDS encoding MmpS family transport accessory protein has translation MTAYNPAAYPEPTPGTGPQPPKTGNGLGLASLIIGIVALVGAVIPIVNYVSGFVAFVGLVLGVIALFLKGRKKGTAIAGTILNALAIVLAIILAIVYTAGFASGISNAIATAQASATSGTPQTLVYEVTGAGTSTSIVYSTLDGANSGVEQAAAQPLPFTKELQVDSTAFQAFSVTATNGADDEGDITCRITLDGEILAEETGTGAFGSAVCIATPQ, from the coding sequence ATGACTGCCTACAACCCCGCCGCGTATCCCGAGCCCACTCCCGGCACCGGCCCGCAGCCCCCGAAGACCGGCAACGGCCTCGGACTCGCCTCGCTGATCATCGGCATCGTCGCGCTCGTCGGAGCCGTGATCCCGATCGTCAACTACGTCTCCGGCTTCGTCGCCTTCGTCGGCCTGGTGCTCGGCGTCATCGCGCTGTTCCTCAAGGGCAGGAAGAAGGGGACGGCCATCGCCGGCACGATCCTCAACGCCCTGGCGATCGTGCTCGCGATCATCCTGGCGATCGTCTACACCGCCGGCTTCGCGAGCGGCATCTCGAACGCGATCGCGACCGCGCAGGCCTCGGCCACCTCTGGCACTCCCCAGACCCTCGTCTACGAGGTCACCGGAGCGGGCACGAGCACGTCGATCGTCTACTCCACCCTCGACGGCGCGAACTCCGGCGTCGAGCAGGCCGCCGCTCAGCCTCTCCCCTTCACCAAGGAGCTGCAGGTCGACAGCACCGCCTTCCAGGCGTTCTCCGTCACCGCGACGAACGGCGCCGACGACGAGGGCGACATCACCTGCCGCATCACCCTCGACGGCGAGATCCTCGCCGAGGAGACCGGCACCGGCGCCTTTGGCTCGGCCGTCTGCATCGCGACCCCGCAGTAG
- a CDS encoding DUF2975 domain-containing protein, whose amino-acid sequence MPRPVLLALRTLLLVLLLGCVLVQLAVGPVAREALDGGPVDAVLVAVVVAGLLCVEAVLIAVWRLLSLVRDDTLFAGDHRSDLWVDLAIGAFVAGAVLAVVGAVASLAAVPAPLPALAFGLVAVASATTALIVVVMRRLLHLAVAQRSELAEVV is encoded by the coding sequence ATGCCCCGACCCGTCCTCCTCGCGCTCCGCACGCTCCTGCTGGTGCTGCTGCTCGGCTGCGTGCTCGTGCAGCTCGCCGTCGGCCCGGTCGCCCGCGAGGCGCTCGACGGCGGGCCGGTCGACGCGGTGCTCGTCGCCGTCGTGGTCGCCGGGCTGCTCTGCGTCGAGGCCGTGCTGATCGCGGTCTGGCGGCTGCTCAGCCTGGTCCGCGACGACACGCTCTTCGCGGGCGACCACCGCTCCGACCTCTGGGTCGACCTCGCCATCGGCGCGTTCGTCGCCGGTGCGGTGCTGGCCGTCGTCGGCGCCGTCGCCTCGCTCGCCGCGGTGCCCGCGCCCCTGCCCGCCCTCGCCTTCGGTCTCGTCGCCGTGGCGAGCGCCACCACCGCGCTGATCGTCGTGGTGATGCGGCGCCTCCTGCACCTCGCGGTGGCGCAGCGCAGCGAGCTCGCCGAGGTCGTCTGA
- a CDS encoding AAA family ATPase has product MQVFSSLPVRRVQKHPSALESVVWPATLPPVRQVLDEGWDLGPVSVITGENGSGKSTLLEAIALAYGLNAEGGSTGAMHSTRVSESDLSQQLQLVRGAGASKRGFFLRAETMHGFFTYLEDIGLGDADYHERSHGESFLDIVVNRSRIRGLWLLDEPESALSVSGCLALIGQLRSLVAGGSQVILSTHSPVLAALPGADLYELGEWGLRRAEYDDLDLVRTWRGFLGDPQRYLRHLD; this is encoded by the coding sequence GTGCAGGTGTTCTCCTCCCTCCCCGTGCGCCGGGTGCAGAAGCACCCGTCCGCGCTCGAGTCCGTCGTCTGGCCCGCGACCCTGCCGCCGGTGCGCCAAGTGCTCGACGAGGGCTGGGACCTCGGCCCCGTCTCGGTGATCACCGGTGAGAACGGCTCCGGCAAGTCGACGCTGCTCGAGGCGATCGCCCTCGCCTACGGGCTGAACGCCGAGGGCGGCTCGACCGGCGCGATGCACTCGACCCGCGTCTCGGAGTCGGACCTCTCGCAGCAGCTGCAGCTGGTGCGCGGGGCCGGCGCCTCGAAGCGCGGCTTCTTCCTCCGCGCGGAGACGATGCACGGCTTCTTCACCTACCTCGAGGACATCGGCCTCGGCGACGCGGACTACCACGAGCGCTCCCACGGCGAGTCGTTCCTCGACATCGTCGTGAACCGCTCCCGGATCCGCGGGCTGTGGCTGCTCGACGAGCCGGAGTCGGCGCTCTCGGTCTCGGGCTGCCTGGCGCTGATCGGGCAGCTGCGGTCGCTGGTCGCGGGCGGCTCGCAGGTGATCCTCTCGACGCACTCGCCGGTGCTCGCGGCGCTGCCGGGCGCGGACCTCTACGAGCTCGGCGAGTGGGGCCTGCGCCGCGCGGAGTACGACGACCTGGACCTCGTGCGGACCTGGCGCGGCTTCCTCGGCGACCCGCAGCGGTACCTCCGGCACCTCGACTGA
- a CDS encoding Mur ligase family protein → MPTFRFLEPHRVAGVPLRELGDGLALIGDGDVLIRSVTLAHREISPGALFAALPGRRRHGADFADEAAAAGAVAVLTDEAGLGAARASGLPVLVSADPRAALGGIAARVYGTDRDRPQLLGVTGTNGKTSTVHLLDAVLRRLGVPSGLSSTADRRSRDTVVASRLTSPEAPELHALLARMREDGVESAAIEVSAQALIRSRVDGLVFDVAGFTNLSHDHLDDFGDLGSYLRAKQRLFRPDRSRRGVVVVDTPEGRTVAAEAEVPVVTVGAAAEADWRLDVLSLTADATRFRLTAPDGWTLSTSVPLIGRHMASNAALALVMLIQAGHDRDAVARAVADGIDVAVPGRTLLVSGEAGPRLYVDFSHTPDSVARTVDALREVTPGRVLVILGADGDRDPSKRAPMGRAAAERADLLIVTDHHPRFEDPARIRRALLDGARDGRCEVQEIAEPAQAVRAAVGRAGADDSILWVGPGDTDYRVVLDQDLPYSPRADAALALAEAGWAV, encoded by the coding sequence ATGCCGACCTTCCGGTTCCTCGAACCCCACCGCGTCGCGGGCGTCCCGCTGCGCGAGCTCGGCGACGGACTCGCGCTGATCGGCGACGGCGACGTCCTGATCCGCAGCGTCACCCTCGCGCACCGCGAGATCTCCCCCGGCGCGCTCTTCGCCGCGCTGCCCGGCCGGCGCCGGCACGGGGCGGACTTCGCCGACGAGGCCGCCGCGGCAGGAGCGGTCGCCGTGCTCACCGACGAGGCCGGGCTCGGTGCCGCGCGGGCGAGCGGCCTGCCGGTGCTGGTGTCCGCGGATCCCCGGGCCGCCCTCGGCGGGATCGCCGCCCGCGTCTACGGCACCGACCGCGACCGCCCCCAGCTGCTCGGCGTCACCGGCACCAACGGCAAGACCAGCACCGTGCACCTGCTCGACGCGGTGCTGCGCCGGCTCGGCGTGCCCTCCGGCCTCAGCTCGACCGCCGACCGCCGCAGCCGCGACACCGTCGTCGCCAGCCGCCTGACCTCGCCCGAGGCGCCCGAGCTGCACGCACTCCTGGCCCGGATGCGCGAGGACGGCGTCGAGTCCGCCGCGATCGAGGTCAGCGCGCAGGCGCTCATCCGCTCGCGGGTCGACGGCCTCGTCTTCGACGTCGCCGGCTTCACCAACCTCAGCCACGACCACCTCGACGACTTCGGCGACCTCGGCAGCTACCTCCGGGCGAAGCAGCGGCTCTTCCGCCCGGACCGCAGCCGGCGCGGCGTCGTCGTCGTCGACACTCCGGAGGGGCGGACGGTCGCCGCGGAGGCGGAGGTCCCGGTCGTGACCGTCGGCGCCGCCGCGGAGGCCGACTGGCGCCTGGACGTGCTCTCGCTCACCGCCGACGCGACCCGCTTCCGCCTGACCGCGCCCGACGGCTGGACCCTCAGCACCTCCGTCCCGCTGATCGGCCGGCACATGGCCTCCAACGCGGCGCTGGCGCTGGTGATGCTGATCCAGGCGGGACACGACCGGGACGCCGTGGCCCGGGCGGTCGCCGACGGCATCGACGTCGCCGTCCCCGGCCGCACGCTGCTCGTCTCCGGCGAGGCCGGCCCGCGCCTCTACGTCGACTTCTCGCACACCCCTGACTCCGTCGCCCGGACCGTCGACGCCCTCCGCGAGGTCACGCCGGGCCGGGTGCTGGTGATCCTCGGCGCGGACGGCGACCGCGACCCGAGCAAGCGCGCGCCGATGGGCCGCGCCGCCGCCGAGCGCGCGGACCTGCTGATCGTCACCGACCACCACCCGCGCTTCGAGGACCCCGCGCGGATCCGGCGGGCGCTGCTCGACGGCGCCCGCGACGGTCGCTGCGAGGTGCAGGAGATCGCCGAGCCCGCGCAGGCCGTGCGCGCCGCCGTCGGCCGGGCCGGGGCGGACGACTCGATCCTCTGGGTCGGCCCGGGCGACACCGACTACCGGGTGGTGCTGGACCAGGACCTGCCGTACTCGCCGCGCGCCGATGCGGCGCTCGCCCTCGCGGAGGCGGGCTGGGCGGTCTGA
- a CDS encoding helix-turn-helix domain-containing protein, with translation MAIVLHLDVELAKRKMSVTDLAAAVGITTANISILKNGRAKAVRFSTLDAICAVLDCQPGDILSRVPDEEGSDAELVGGAAR, from the coding sequence ATGGCGATCGTCCTGCACCTCGACGTCGAGCTCGCCAAGCGCAAGATGTCGGTGACCGACCTGGCCGCCGCGGTCGGCATCACCACCGCGAACATCTCGATCCTCAAGAACGGCCGCGCCAAGGCGGTCCGCTTCTCCACCCTCGACGCGATCTGCGCGGTCCTCGACTGCCAGCCCGGCGACATCCTGAGTCGCGTCCCGGATGAGGAGGGGAGCGATGCCGAACTCGTCGGCGGCGCCGCCCGCTGA
- a CDS encoding amidase, which translates to MSTTPSFRRVVRLSAATALCTGLALGTALAAPAALGATTPPVDAAAPAVVDLSITDALALLQSGATTSVALTQRYLDRIAAYDDPYGDQPGLAAVILANPDALATAAELDAERAAGTIRGPLHGIPILVKDNYATFDMPTTAGSASLHTYQTKLDSTAVQRLRDAGAIILAKTNMAEFAWHGTYTLSSERGRTNNPYNQANSASGSSGGTGAAVAAGYAPAGLGTDTCGSIVGPSAHQSLVGYRPTMGLTSVTGIVPLSPRQDVSGPMTTTVTDAALLMEVLAGYDPTDPLTVIADQQDSSTYVEGLSDTALEGKRIGYVRWDYEEDPARPGLAETTGLVDQAVRDLAAQGAVIVPVPTFTREFVSETLVSGGYLDLRPGIDAFFADTEATWPEGLAGLTEPADALTFSDVMADGKTSLLPDDVAFFNSNADIPNPAYDAAIAAQDAGKLAMDQFFIDNDLDALAMPTSATAATPDWAGTTFCDVGANTGVPTVSLPAGFTSTGTAAGLELAAPRSQDAALLAMSYDYEQATLNRVAPASTPELAAAPTPEPTASPTAPPVEPTAEPTVAPTAEPTVAPTAEPTATAGPVAPAPTATPKPTAKPGAALAHTGAEGTTGLAALAFALIAGGAGALALTATRRRTAQK; encoded by the coding sequence TTGTCCACCACCCCCTCGTTCCGGAGGGTCGTCCGACTCTCCGCCGCCACCGCCCTGTGCACCGGACTCGCACTCGGCACCGCCCTCGCCGCCCCCGCGGCGCTCGGCGCGACCACTCCCCCCGTCGACGCGGCCGCCCCCGCGGTCGTCGACCTGAGCATCACCGACGCCCTGGCGCTCCTGCAGTCCGGCGCGACGACGTCCGTCGCCCTGACCCAGCGCTACCTCGACCGCATCGCGGCCTACGACGACCCCTACGGCGACCAGCCCGGACTCGCCGCGGTCATCCTGGCCAACCCGGACGCGCTCGCCACCGCGGCCGAGCTCGACGCCGAGCGCGCGGCCGGCACGATCCGCGGACCGCTGCACGGCATCCCGATCCTGGTGAAGGACAACTACGCCACGTTCGACATGCCCACCACCGCGGGCAGCGCCTCGCTGCACACGTACCAGACGAAGCTCGACTCGACGGCCGTGCAGCGCCTGCGCGACGCCGGCGCGATCATCCTCGCGAAGACCAACATGGCCGAGTTCGCCTGGCACGGCACCTACACGCTCAGCTCCGAGCGCGGCCGCACCAACAACCCCTACAACCAGGCGAACAGCGCCAGCGGTTCGAGCGGAGGCACCGGCGCGGCCGTCGCCGCCGGCTACGCCCCCGCGGGCCTCGGCACCGACACCTGCGGCTCGATCGTCGGACCGAGCGCGCACCAGAGCCTCGTCGGCTACCGGCCGACCATGGGCCTGACCAGCGTCACGGGCATCGTCCCGCTGTCGCCGCGCCAGGACGTCTCGGGCCCGATGACGACGACCGTCACCGACGCGGCCCTGCTGATGGAGGTGCTGGCGGGCTACGACCCGACCGATCCGCTGACCGTCATCGCGGACCAGCAGGACAGCTCGACCTACGTCGAGGGCCTCAGCGACACCGCCCTCGAGGGCAAGCGCATCGGCTACGTGCGCTGGGACTACGAGGAGGACCCGGCCCGTCCGGGCCTCGCCGAGACCACCGGGCTCGTCGACCAGGCCGTTCGCGACCTGGCCGCCCAGGGCGCCGTGATCGTGCCGGTGCCGACCTTCACCCGCGAGTTCGTGTCGGAGACGCTGGTGAGCGGCGGCTACCTCGACCTGCGCCCGGGTATCGACGCGTTCTTCGCGGACACCGAGGCGACCTGGCCCGAGGGCCTCGCGGGTCTCACGGAGCCGGCCGACGCGCTGACCTTCTCGGACGTCATGGCGGACGGGAAGACCTCGCTGCTGCCCGACGACGTCGCGTTCTTCAACAGCAACGCGGACATCCCGAACCCCGCGTACGACGCGGCGATCGCGGCCCAGGACGCGGGCAAGCTGGCGATGGACCAGTTCTTCATCGACAACGACCTCGACGCCCTGGCCATGCCGACCAGCGCGACGGCGGCGACCCCCGACTGGGCGGGCACGACGTTCTGCGACGTCGGCGCGAACACCGGCGTCCCGACGGTCTCGCTGCCGGCCGGCTTTACCTCGACCGGAACCGCCGCCGGCCTCGAGCTGGCCGCCCCGCGCAGCCAGGACGCGGCACTCCTCGCGATGTCGTACGACTACGAGCAGGCGACGCTGAATCGCGTCGCCCCGGCATCGACCCCGGAGCTGGCCGCCGCGCCGACCCCGGAGCCGACGGCCTCGCCCACCGCGCCGCCGGTCGAGCCGACGGCGGAGCCCACCGTGGCGCCGACGGCGGAGCCGACCGTGGCGCCGACCGCTGAGCCGACCGCGACCGCCGGTCCCGTCGCTCCGGCGCCGACCGCGACGCCCAAGCCCACGGCGAAGCCCGGTGCCGCTCTCGCGCACACCGGGGCCGAGGGCACGACGGGGCTGGCCGCGCTGGCCTTCGCCCTGATCGCCGGCGGCGCGGGCGCTCTCGCGCTGACCGCGACGCGCAGGCGCACCGCCCAGAAGTAA
- a CDS encoding PadR family transcriptional regulator: MTPLSRMTAATADVLRALLDASGPTWGMLVIKGTGRPAGSVYPILERLEGAGWVSSAWEADTERSGPRRRLYELTSEGAQAAATAVARFEAAAARPVRLSGAEARA, from the coding sequence ATGACTCCGCTCAGCCGTATGACCGCCGCGACCGCGGACGTGCTCCGCGCGCTCCTCGACGCCTCCGGGCCGACCTGGGGGATGCTCGTCATCAAGGGCACGGGGCGTCCGGCAGGCAGTGTGTACCCGATCCTGGAGCGGCTCGAGGGGGCCGGCTGGGTGTCGTCGGCGTGGGAGGCGGACACCGAGCGCAGCGGTCCGCGGCGCCGACTCTACGAGCTGACGAGCGAGGGGGCGCAGGCGGCGGCGACCGCCGTCGCGCGGTTCGAGGCCGCCGCGGCACGGCCGGTGCGGCTCTCCGGGGCGGAGGCCCGGGCGTGA
- a CDS encoding manganese catalase family protein, with product MYFHVQRLINDIEQDEPDPAAANALQEGLGGQFGEMRTMMQYLFQAMNFRGADAKPYRDLIQGIGTEEIGHVELIGTTISRLLDGSPRYQGKPTDPLDTPGAGGATPLNIALDTGNIHHYLVGAQGALPVDSVGNPWSGSYVYNSGNLVLDLLYNLMLESTGRLQKCRIYEMTQNKTARSTIAYLIVRDQAHENGYAKALETLGIDWKKTLPIPKTNAEKFPEVKKLVDLGLQSKQFTFDLEGASEAGKIFRGASPSNDGTDLSANEQAPEGVPSTIAPERFEEFSPGLDPELLKLIQTTAEMELDEITSFYGPTAK from the coding sequence GTGTACTTCCACGTTCAACGACTCATCAACGACATCGAGCAGGACGAGCCGGATCCGGCCGCCGCGAACGCGCTGCAGGAGGGCCTCGGCGGGCAGTTCGGCGAGATGCGCACGATGATGCAGTACCTCTTCCAGGCGATGAACTTCCGCGGCGCGGACGCGAAGCCGTACCGCGACCTGATCCAGGGCATCGGCACCGAGGAGATCGGCCACGTCGAGCTCATCGGCACGACCATCTCGCGCCTGCTCGACGGCTCGCCGCGCTACCAGGGCAAGCCGACCGACCCGCTGGACACCCCCGGTGCCGGCGGCGCGACCCCGCTGAACATCGCGCTCGACACGGGCAACATCCACCACTACCTCGTCGGAGCGCAGGGCGCCCTGCCCGTCGACTCGGTCGGCAACCCGTGGAGCGGCAGCTACGTCTACAACTCGGGCAACCTCGTGCTCGACCTGCTCTACAACCTCATGCTCGAGTCGACCGGGCGCCTGCAGAAGTGCCGCATCTACGAGATGACGCAGAACAAGACCGCGCGCTCGACGATCGCCTACCTGATCGTCCGCGACCAGGCGCACGAGAACGGCTACGCGAAGGCGCTGGAGACCCTCGGCATCGACTGGAAGAAGACCCTGCCGATCCCGAAGACCAACGCCGAGAAGTTCCCCGAGGTGAAGAAGCTGGTCGACCTCGGGCTGCAGAGCAAGCAGTTCACCTTCGACCTCGAGGGCGCGTCCGAGGCGGGCAAGATCTTCCGCGGCGCCTCGCCCTCGAACGACGGCACCGACCTCTCGGCGAACGAGCAGGCCCCCGAGGGCGTGCCGTCGACGATCGCGCCGGAGCGCTTCGAGGAGTTCTCGCCCGGGCTGGACCCCGAGCTGCTGAAGCTCATCCAGACCACCGCCGAGATGGAGCTGGACGAGATCACCTCGTTCTACGGCCCCACCGCGAAGTAG
- a CDS encoding histidine phosphatase family protein: MTRGTVHFVRHAQTLFNVNGQLQGWCDSPLTARGERQIAALGERMRGVPLVAAFLSDLTRTRTTAAAALAGHPSIEPVPTTTLREWHFGGFEGQPNASLWEPVFADHGYSYVPASADWPRMTDAGLDSVIDAIHRHDPSGRADKAASVRERVEAALALILPAAEHGDVLVVTHGTVLGSLLRAIDPAHRPRAGFPNCGIVPVTDGVIGPIDASCAVD, from the coding sequence ATGACCCGCGGCACCGTCCACTTCGTCCGGCACGCCCAGACGCTGTTCAACGTCAACGGCCAGCTGCAGGGCTGGTGCGACTCGCCGCTGACCGCACGGGGCGAGCGGCAGATCGCGGCCCTCGGCGAGCGGATGCGCGGGGTGCCGCTGGTCGCGGCGTTCCTGAGCGACCTGACGCGCACGAGGACCACGGCCGCGGCGGCGCTCGCCGGGCATCCGTCGATCGAGCCGGTGCCGACGACGACGCTACGGGAGTGGCACTTCGGCGGCTTCGAGGGGCAGCCGAACGCGTCGCTCTGGGAGCCGGTCTTCGCCGACCACGGCTACTCGTACGTGCCGGCCTCGGCGGACTGGCCGCGGATGACCGACGCGGGCCTGGACAGCGTCATCGACGCGATCCACCGGCACGACCCCTCCGGCCGCGCGGACAAGGCCGCCTCGGTGCGGGAGCGGGTGGAGGCGGCGCTCGCGCTGATCCTGCCTGCGGCGGAGCACGGCGACGTGCTCGTCGTCACCCACGGCACGGTGCTCGGCAGCCTCCTGCGCGCCATCGACCCCGCGCACCGTCCGCGCGCGGGCTTCCCGAACTGCGGCATCGTCCCGGTGACCGACGGCGTGATCGGCCCGATCGACGCGAGCTGCGCGGTCGACTGA
- a CDS encoding RNA polymerase sigma factor, producing MPAPLAGPDRFAALAGVVADPVRRYLWRRTDEATADDVLAATLAVLWRRVADVPEDDPIAWSIGVARLQLQNARRMQRRQVLLTHRIAVVDPPQEVRDPDGPSATDDAVRFVLSRLRESDAELLRLWSWEELDARGIGEVLGITPNAASIRLHRARQRFAELYESRAAQDPTTSEGGAR from the coding sequence ATGCCAGCTCCCCTCGCGGGTCCCGACCGCTTCGCCGCGCTCGCCGGCGTGGTCGCCGACCCCGTCCGCCGCTACCTCTGGCGCCGCACCGACGAGGCCACGGCCGACGACGTGCTCGCCGCCACCCTCGCCGTGCTCTGGCGCCGCGTCGCCGACGTGCCGGAGGACGATCCGATCGCCTGGTCGATCGGCGTCGCCCGGCTGCAGCTGCAGAACGCGCGCCGGATGCAGCGCCGCCAGGTCCTGCTCACCCACCGGATCGCCGTGGTCGACCCGCCGCAGGAGGTGCGCGACCCGGACGGGCCGTCCGCCACCGACGACGCCGTGCGCTTCGTACTCTCGCGGCTGCGCGAGTCCGACGCCGAGCTGCTGCGCCTGTGGTCGTGGGAGGAGCTGGACGCCCGCGGGATCGGCGAGGTCCTCGGGATCACGCCGAACGCCGCGTCGATCCGGCTGCACCGCGCCCGCCAGCGCTTCGCGGAGCTCTACGAGAGCCGCGCCGCCCAGGACCCGACGACCTCAGAAGGAGGAGCACGATGA
- a CDS encoding PRD domain-containing protein encodes MQTIKKVLNSSVVLVVDERGAERVLLGKGIGFGAKAGEVIEASAVDQVFVALDDADQRNLVELLAQIPPEFVELTRAVVADAEEQGLKLDPHVYLALTDHLHFAVERQRRGLAVANRLAWEMRSVYPVQYAVGERAVAAMRSRLGVDVPDDEAANVAFHLANAELGKVGIDSLRIVQLIRSVTAIIQHTSGAALDREDLRSARFVAHLQYFAERFFSGGLLVSSDDFLFTSLSTRYPRAVATAERVRAFARAEYGAELPNEEVAFLALHIARAAPE; translated from the coding sequence ATGCAGACCATCAAGAAGGTGCTCAACTCGAGCGTCGTGCTCGTCGTCGACGAGCGCGGCGCCGAGCGGGTGCTGCTCGGCAAGGGGATCGGCTTCGGCGCCAAGGCGGGCGAGGTGATCGAGGCGTCCGCGGTGGATCAGGTGTTCGTCGCGCTCGACGACGCCGACCAGCGGAACCTCGTCGAGCTGCTGGCGCAGATCCCGCCGGAGTTCGTCGAGCTGACCCGCGCGGTCGTCGCCGACGCGGAGGAGCAGGGGCTGAAGCTCGACCCGCACGTGTACCTCGCGCTGACCGACCACCTGCACTTCGCGGTGGAGCGGCAGCGGCGCGGGCTCGCGGTCGCGAACCGGCTCGCCTGGGAGATGCGCTCGGTGTACCCGGTGCAGTACGCGGTGGGGGAGCGGGCGGTCGCGGCGATGCGCTCGCGGCTGGGCGTCGACGTGCCGGACGACGAGGCGGCGAACGTGGCCTTCCACCTCGCCAACGCGGAGCTGGGCAAGGTCGGCATCGACTCGCTGCGGATCGTGCAGCTGATCCGCTCGGTGACCGCGATCATCCAGCACACGAGCGGGGCCGCGCTGGACCGCGAGGACCTGCGCTCGGCGCGCTTCGTGGCGCACCTGCAGTACTTCGCCGAGCGCTTCTTCTCGGGCGGGCTGCTCGTCAGCTCGGACGACTTCCTCTTCACGAGCCTCAGCACGCGGTATCCGCGGGCGGTGGCGACGGCGGAGCGGGTCCGCGCGTTCGCGCGGGCGGAGTACGGTGCGGAGCTGCCGAACGAGGAGGTGGCGTTCCTGGCGCTGCACATCGCGCGGGCGGCGCCGGAGTAG